One window of Neptuniibacter halophilus genomic DNA carries:
- a CDS encoding PstS family phosphate ABC transporter substrate-binding protein: MKPMKKLLAAVAISATCVAANASDLLDKDLPVYAKASGVSGNLSSVGSDTLANLMTLWAEEFKRSYPNVNIQIQAAGSSTAPPALTEGTSNVGPMSRKMKDKEIEAFEKKFGYKPTPVAVAIDALAVFAHKDNPVEGLTIAQVDAIFSSTRKCGAAGDITTWGDAGVSGALADKSIQLFGRNSVSGTYGYFKKKALCKGDFKNNVNEQPGSASVVQSVSTSLNGIGYSGIGYKTASVRALPLTKKEGTAFVAATPENALNGTYPLARSLYVYVNKKPGQPLPPLEKEFLKMVMSKVGQEVVVKDGYIPLPAAVVKKQMAALGM, from the coding sequence ATGAAACCAATGAAAAAGCTGCTGGCTGCTGTTGCTATCTCCGCAACTTGTGTCGCTGCAAACGCATCTGACCTGCTGGACAAAGACCTGCCTGTATACGCTAAGGCTTCCGGTGTTTCTGGTAACCTGTCTTCTGTAGGTTCTGACACTCTGGCTAACCTGATGACCCTGTGGGCAGAAGAGTTCAAGCGCAGCTACCCTAACGTAAACATTCAGATTCAGGCTGCGGGTTCTTCTACTGCGCCACCAGCACTGACTGAAGGTACTTCTAACGTAGGTCCTATGTCTCGTAAGATGAAAGACAAAGAGATCGAAGCGTTTGAGAAAAAATTCGGCTACAAGCCAACTCCGGTTGCGGTTGCAATCGACGCTCTGGCGGTTTTCGCACACAAAGACAACCCGGTTGAAGGTCTGACTATCGCTCAGGTTGATGCGATCTTCTCCTCTACTCGTAAGTGTGGCGCTGCTGGCGATATCACTACCTGGGGCGATGCAGGTGTAAGCGGTGCACTGGCTGACAAGAGCATCCAGTTGTTCGGTCGTAACTCCGTATCCGGTACTTACGGCTACTTCAAGAAGAAAGCCCTGTGTAAAGGCGACTTCAAAAACAACGTTAACGAACAGCCAGGTTCTGCATCTGTAGTACAGTCTGTATCGACTTCTCTGAACGGCATCGGCTACTCCGGTATCGGTTACAAAACCGCTTCCGTACGCGCTCTGCCTCTGACTAAGAAAGAAGGTACTGCGTTCGTTGCTGCAACACCTGAAAACGCACTGAACGGCACTTACCCGCTGGCTCGTTCCCTGTACGTTTACGTGAACAAGAAGCCTGGTCAGCCTCTGCCTCCTCTGGAGAAAGAGTTCCTGAAGATGGTTATGTCTAAAGTAGGTCAGGAAGTGGTTGTTAAAGACGGCTACATCCCACTGCCTGCTGCAGTAGTTAAGAAGCAGATGGCTGCTCTGGGCATGTAA
- a CDS encoding ABC transporter permease subunit — protein MSTNNSASTELDFDTPAAKRHRNIRALKDKLASVGIAFGGISVIVAILLIFFYLLYEVAPLFESASIERWQDNEQQVAPYPVPGEGKTLYLTMEEQAEIGLRVTDQGEMFFFNNRNGEVISSYSADLPEGATVTSFALASEYSGIFALGYSNGQAQVFKQAYKSTYPNGVRVITPGLEYPLGAELIQVSDGPVTVLALNGGEENWTLIAGQNSKLTATDISLSVNLITDEVMADSSSSALPDMNIKARKVLLMPDRRWMMIASEGSKLGIVDMQAEGGPTLTQLLDVTQGKITSFELLLGGNSLLISDNKGITSQWFLVRDDQNQWQMTKIRSFADGSSPVSGIAIEHRRKGFVAIDETGHLAFYSTTAARNSLSAAVAQGNVDMIALAPRSNALLVEQNNELSLWKVDNEHPEISWSAIWEKVWYEGYQEPEFTWQSSASTNDFEPKYSLMPLAFGTLKAAFYAMLLGTPLAICGAIYTAYFMVPAMRRKVKPFIELMEALPTVILGFLAGLWLAPFMEVNLAGIFVTLLFLPAAIIAFAYAWSCAPKAIRYLIPEGWDAALLVPVIIIATLFSFAIAPGIEQALFGTEMRYWVSQELGIPYDQRNALVVGIAMGFAVIPTIFSITEDAIFAVPKHLSYGSLALGATPWQTLVRVVMPTASPGIFSAVMIGMGRAVGETMIVLMATGNTPIMDVNIFEGMRTLAANIAVEMPESEVGSTHFRILFLAAFVLFLFTFMVNTLAELVRQRLRKKYGSL, from the coding sequence ATGAGTACCAATAATTCAGCGTCGACCGAACTGGATTTCGATACACCAGCGGCTAAACGTCACAGAAATATTCGCGCACTGAAGGATAAGCTTGCCTCAGTTGGCATCGCCTTTGGTGGTATCAGCGTTATTGTTGCGATTCTGTTGATCTTCTTCTATCTGCTTTATGAAGTAGCTCCACTGTTTGAGTCTGCCAGCATTGAGCGCTGGCAGGACAATGAACAGCAGGTTGCCCCCTACCCCGTTCCCGGTGAGGGCAAAACCCTCTATCTGACGATGGAAGAACAGGCTGAGATCGGCCTGCGTGTCACCGATCAGGGTGAGATGTTCTTCTTTAATAACCGTAACGGCGAAGTGATCTCAAGCTACAGCGCGGATCTGCCTGAAGGTGCAACAGTCACCAGTTTTGCACTGGCTTCCGAGTACAGCGGCATCTTTGCTCTGGGCTACAGTAACGGTCAGGCTCAGGTCTTCAAACAGGCTTACAAATCCACTTACCCGAATGGCGTGCGTGTAATCACTCCGGGCCTTGAGTACCCGCTGGGTGCTGAGCTGATTCAGGTCAGCGATGGTCCGGTTACCGTATTGGCACTGAACGGTGGTGAAGAGAACTGGACCCTGATTGCCGGTCAGAACTCTAAACTGACTGCGACTGATATCAGTCTGTCAGTTAACCTGATTACCGATGAAGTCATGGCAGACAGCAGCAGTTCCGCACTGCCTGACATGAACATCAAAGCGCGTAAAGTTCTGCTGATGCCGGACCGTCGCTGGATGATGATCGCCAGCGAAGGCAGCAAACTGGGTATCGTTGATATGCAGGCAGAAGGTGGCCCGACACTGACCCAGCTTCTGGACGTGACTCAGGGTAAGATCACCTCATTTGAATTGCTGCTGGGCGGCAACTCCCTGCTGATCTCCGATAACAAAGGCATCACATCACAGTGGTTCCTGGTACGTGATGATCAGAACCAGTGGCAGATGACCAAGATCCGCAGCTTTGCTGACGGCAGCTCCCCGGTCAGTGGCATTGCTATCGAGCATCGCCGTAAAGGCTTTGTTGCGATCGATGAAACCGGTCACCTTGCATTCTACAGCACCACCGCAGCGCGTAACTCGCTGAGTGCAGCGGTTGCTCAGGGTAATGTCGATATGATCGCCCTGGCACCCCGCTCCAACGCCCTGCTGGTAGAGCAGAATAATGAACTGTCCCTGTGGAAGGTTGATAACGAGCATCCGGAAATTTCCTGGAGTGCGATCTGGGAGAAGGTTTGGTATGAAGGCTATCAGGAGCCTGAATTTACCTGGCAGTCTTCCGCTTCCACCAATGACTTCGAGCCTAAATACAGCCTGATGCCTCTGGCATTCGGTACGCTGAAAGCAGCCTTCTACGCAATGCTGCTGGGTACACCGCTGGCGATCTGTGGTGCGATCTACACCGCTTACTTCATGGTTCCGGCTATGCGCCGTAAGGTGAAGCCGTTTATCGAGCTGATGGAAGCCCTGCCTACCGTGATTCTGGGTTTCCTCGCCGGTCTCTGGCTGGCACCGTTCATGGAAGTGAATCTGGCAGGTATTTTTGTCACCCTGCTGTTCCTGCCCGCCGCGATCATCGCCTTCGCCTATGCCTGGTCCTGTGCACCTAAGGCGATCCGTTACCTGATTCCGGAAGGCTGGGATGCTGCGCTGCTGGTACCAGTGATCATTATCGCCACCCTGTTCAGCTTTGCGATTGCGCCGGGTATTGAACAAGCCCTGTTTGGCACTGAAATGCGTTACTGGGTCAGCCAGGAGCTGGGTATTCCATACGATCAGCGTAATGCTCTGGTCGTGGGTATCGCCATGGGCTTTGCCGTGATCCCGACCATCTTCTCGATTACGGAAGATGCGATCTTCGCTGTGCCTAAGCACCTCTCTTACGGCTCTCTGGCACTGGGTGCAACCCCATGGCAGACCCTGGTTCGCGTCGTAATGCCAACCGCCAGCCCGGGTATTTTCTCCGCGGTGATGATCGGTATGGGCCGTGCGGTGGGTGAAACCATGATCGTACTGATGGCTACCGGTAACACCCCGATTATGGATGTGAACATCTTTGAAGGTATGCGTACTCTGGCAGCCAACATTGCGGTAGAGATGCCGGAATCCGAAGTGGGCAGTACACACTTCCGTATTCTGTTCCTGGCCGCCTTCGTCCTCTTCCTGTTTACCTTTATGGTGAACACGCTGGCAGAGCTGGTTCGTCAGCGCCTGCGGAAGAAGTACGGCTCCCTGTAA
- the pstA gene encoding phosphate ABC transporter permease PstA, with product MRQSFTEWTKSGAPWVWLNAGAVAICLIMVVGLLSLIAVRGLGHFWPADIVQSTYVENDNKVRLIGERVQVEAVPAEQLRDSGVKVPEGVEAMDRVLMKVGNRDHGGTDFIWILDDFNEEISRPNMLFAAERREWGNFYGYLRSIKENGKEVASHQGFEKDAEYETLWNEFQNRIDRALQIHDQISDIEKDRIGSINYELERLRLKERSLQLKEVNDQSRYQEIDDRRAELNAEYESLQGDLLDLYTAFNRDSITAEIANGKIVEFKVASVVRAFLPNDMSLVGKIGHYFAKIWEFLSADPREANTEGGIFPAIYGTVLMVIIMSVMVTPFGVVAAVYLREYAKQGFVTRVIRIAVNNLAGVPSIVYGVFGLGFFVYFLGGHIDDAFFPEAKPAPTFGTPGLMWASITLALLTVPVVIVATEEGLTRIPRAIREGSLALGATKFETLMKIVIPMASPAIMTGVILAIARAAGEVAPLMLVGVVKLAPSLPLDGNYPFLHLDQKFMHLGFHIYDVGFQSPNVEAARPLVYATALLLVAVIAMLNLSAIQIRNHLREKYKALEM from the coding sequence ATGCGACAGTCTTTTACTGAATGGACGAAATCCGGCGCACCCTGGGTATGGCTGAATGCCGGCGCCGTAGCAATCTGTCTGATCATGGTAGTGGGCCTGCTGAGCCTGATCGCGGTACGCGGTCTGGGCCACTTCTGGCCTGCTGATATCGTGCAGTCAACCTACGTTGAAAATGACAACAAAGTCCGCCTTATCGGCGAACGGGTTCAGGTGGAAGCGGTTCCGGCTGAACAGCTTCGTGACTCCGGCGTAAAGGTTCCGGAAGGTGTTGAAGCGATGGACCGGGTGCTGATGAAAGTCGGTAACCGGGACCACGGTGGCACTGACTTTATCTGGATTCTGGATGACTTCAACGAAGAGATCAGCCGCCCTAATATGCTGTTCGCTGCTGAACGCCGCGAATGGGGTAACTTCTACGGTTACCTGCGCAGCATTAAGGAGAACGGCAAAGAGGTGGCCAGCCACCAGGGCTTTGAAAAAGATGCCGAGTACGAAACACTCTGGAACGAATTCCAGAACCGTATCGACCGTGCCCTGCAGATCCATGACCAGATCTCTGATATCGAGAAGGACCGTATCGGTTCCATCAACTATGAGCTGGAGCGCCTGCGTCTGAAAGAACGTTCGCTGCAACTGAAAGAGGTGAACGATCAGAGCCGCTATCAGGAGATCGATGATCGCCGCGCTGAACTGAATGCTGAATACGAAAGCCTGCAGGGCGACCTGCTGGATCTTTACACCGCATTCAACCGCGACAGCATCACCGCTGAGATCGCCAACGGCAAGATCGTTGAGTTCAAGGTGGCTTCAGTAGTACGTGCCTTCCTGCCAAACGATATGAGTCTGGTCGGCAAGATCGGCCACTACTTTGCCAAAATCTGGGAGTTCCTCAGCGCCGATCCGCGTGAAGCGAACACGGAAGGTGGTATCTTCCCGGCCATCTACGGTACCGTGCTGATGGTTATCATCATGTCGGTCATGGTTACCCCATTTGGTGTGGTTGCCGCCGTTTATCTGCGTGAGTATGCGAAACAGGGCTTTGTGACCCGGGTTATCCGTATCGCGGTAAACAACCTGGCCGGTGTCCCTTCCATCGTTTACGGTGTATTTGGCCTTGGTTTCTTTGTTTACTTCCTCGGTGGGCATATCGATGATGCCTTCTTCCCGGAAGCTAAACCGGCACCCACCTTTGGTACTCCGGGTCTGATGTGGGCATCCATCACGCTGGCGCTGCTTACCGTGCCGGTCGTCATCGTCGCCACCGAAGAGGGCCTGACCCGTATTCCACGTGCGATTCGTGAGGGTTCTCTGGCGCTGGGTGCGACCAAGTTTGAAACCCTGATGAAGATTGTTATCCCGATGGCCAGCCCGGCAATCATGACCGGTGTGATCCTTGCGATCGCCCGTGCTGCCGGTGAGGTAGCCCCTCTGATGCTGGTAGGTGTAGTGAAGCTGGCACCAAGCCTGCCACTGGACGGAAACTATCCGTTCCTGCATCTGGACCAGAAATTTATGCACCTGGGCTTCCATATCTATGATGTGGGTTTCCAGAGCCCTAACGTTGAAGCGGCTCGTCCGCTGGTATACGCAACAGCGCTGCTGCTGGTGGCCGTAATCGCGATGCTGAACCTTTCAGCTATCCAGATTCGAAACCACCTGCGGGAAAAATACAAAGCGCTTGAAATGTAA
- the pstB gene encoding phosphate ABC transporter ATP-binding protein PstB yields the protein MTSEAKTHAIDISSMQRDSRSLSLETETLALKVKDLKLCYGDNEALHGIDLDIPKNRVTAFIGPSGCGKSTLLRCFNRMNDLVDGCNITGQILLDEQNIYDRNVDIAELRRRVGMVFQKPNPFPKSIYENVAYGLRIQGVTKKRVIDETVEWALKSAALWDEVKDRLHESALGMSGGQQQRLVIARTIAVKPEVLLLDEPASALDPISTLKIEELIHELKKDFTIVIVTHNMQQAARVSDYTAFMYMGDLIEFGVTDTLFTNPEKKQTEDYITGRYG from the coding sequence ATGACTAGCGAAGCTAAAACACACGCAATTGATATCTCATCTATGCAGCGAGACAGCCGTAGCCTCAGCCTCGAGACCGAAACCCTGGCGCTGAAGGTAAAAGACCTGAAACTGTGCTACGGCGATAACGAAGCCCTGCACGGCATCGACCTGGATATCCCGAAAAACCGCGTCACTGCGTTCATCGGCCCGTCCGGTTGTGGTAAGTCCACACTCCTGCGCTGTTTCAACCGCATGAACGATCTGGTTGACGGCTGTAACATCACCGGCCAGATCCTGCTGGATGAGCAGAACATCTACGACCGTAACGTCGACATTGCAGAGCTGCGTCGTCGCGTGGGTATGGTGTTCCAGAAACCTAACCCTTTCCCGAAATCGATCTACGAAAACGTGGCCTACGGCCTGCGTATTCAGGGTGTGACCAAGAAACGCGTCATCGATGAAACCGTTGAGTGGGCACTGAAATCTGCGGCCCTGTGGGATGAAGTAAAAGATCGTCTGCATGAAAGCGCACTGGGCATGTCCGGTGGTCAGCAGCAGCGTCTGGTTATCGCCCGTACGATTGCAGTCAAGCCTGAAGTTCTGCTGCTGGACGAACCGGCTTCTGCACTGGACCCGATCTCCACCCTGAAGATCGAGGAACTGATCCACGAGCTGAAAAAAGACTTCACCATCGTTATCGTTACCCACAACATGCAGCAGGCCGCACGAGTCTCCGACTACACCGCCTTCATGTACATGGGTGATCTGATCGAGTTTGGTGTAACAGATACCCTGTTCACCAACCCTGAGAAGAAACAGACTGAAGACTACATCACCGGCCGTTACGGTTAA
- the phoU gene encoding phosphate signaling complex protein PhoU: MELNTDNYSTHISQQFNEELEQIRTQLLTMGGVVERQVHDCIEALLNGDAELAEQSRKVDKQTNEMELMIDEQCTTIIARRQPAASDLRLIIAVSRSTTNLERMGDEASRICRHAIELVDEGESPRGYQEVRHIGNLVREMVKDVLTAFARNDTELAYQVAKRDKAVDQEYRSAMRSLATFMMEDPRSISSVMNVIWVLRSLERIGDHARSLAHHLIYLVSGTDVRHGSLKQIKQAVQEEGAE; this comes from the coding sequence ATGGAACTGAATACAGATAACTACTCCACGCATATTTCTCAACAGTTTAACGAAGAACTGGAGCAGATCCGCACTCAACTGCTGACCATGGGTGGTGTGGTAGAGCGTCAGGTACACGACTGTATCGAAGCCCTGCTGAACGGTGATGCCGAGCTGGCAGAGCAGTCACGCAAAGTCGATAAACAGACCAACGAGATGGAGCTGATGATCGATGAGCAGTGCACCACGATCATCGCCCGTCGCCAGCCTGCGGCCAGCGACCTGCGTCTGATCATCGCGGTTTCCCGCTCCACCACCAATCTGGAACGGATGGGCGACGAAGCCAGCCGTATCTGCCGCCACGCGATTGAGCTGGTCGACGAAGGTGAATCTCCCCGCGGCTATCAGGAAGTCCGTCATATCGGCAATCTGGTGCGTGAGATGGTGAAAGACGTGCTGACTGCTTTCGCCCGCAACGATACCGAACTGGCTTATCAGGTCGCCAAGCGTGACAAAGCGGTCGATCAGGAGTACCGCTCTGCGATGCGCTCTCTGGCAACCTTTATGATGGAAGATCCACGCTCCATCTCCAGCGTTATGAACGTTATCTGGGTTCTGCGTAGCCTGGAGCGTATCGGTGACCACGCCCGTTCTCTGGCACATCACCTGATCTATCTGGTGAGCGGTACGGATGTCCGCCACGGCAGCCTGAAACAGATCAAACAGGCGGTTCAGGAAGAAGGCGCCGAATAA